acaaaacaTAAAAAGAGGTCTAAAACTAGacctaaaaaaaaaaaaaaaaaaaaaaaaaaaatttattcacataatatatattttactaaGAATAGAAATGCTCCTTAATCATATGCTGGTTAGCAACGGGATCAAAATCTTCTAATGGGTCATATTTGTTTAAacgtttttcttttttttcttgttcaatttttttaacttgTTCTATAACTTCGGGTCTTttacttaatttttttgtttttaatatatttctaagCATTTTTTCGTGTTTATAATTTCCTCGATGtttataaaatgtttcaaaTTTCCAAGAacaaaaattattcaaataatcaataaaatttcgttttaaatattttaattctaAACTTGGTCTTACAATATTATGAATAcgatttaatatataaaaaataggatcatctttaaaaaaattatattttcttttttcttcatttattaattcattatttgattcaattttatttatatagatTCTACTCATTTCTTGTCTATGCCCATAAAATCTtcgataatttttttttgctttaaattttaatctatatattttatttcctcGAAAATGTTTAATAACTGTTGCATTAACACGGACATTATCTAAAAAGGGGGTACCAAAAGATAACTTTCCTTCTTCATTACTATAAAAAGCTACTcgatttaaatttatatttttattttcttcttgtTTTATCCTAAATACATCATAATATCGACCCTCCTCGACCCATTTTAATCTACTACATAATTCAACTACACAGAATTTACCACTTCTATCTCTATTATCTTCTAATTCTGATAATTTGATTTGTGCTGGAGAACTTATTAAcacatttaatttatttaaccTATTTAATCGATTTCTTTGAtacttatttaaattttttataaaatttaagttATATGCATTTCTATTATTTACTTTCGATAAATTTATTTGCTTTCCCTGTATCCCAACATTCATAACATCacataaaattaaaacagataaccaaaatatataaaaatatatatttctctgtaaaaaaaacatatttccACATTTTCATTCTAcccttatatatattttttttttctcatcaTTTTTAACTATACGAAAATATAccattaaatatttttcatttcttttttaaaaaccTCATTTTGGCTTTAATAGTACACTACATCATATAGATAATCTTTTAGTTCTTATCATGTAAATTCTTCTGAAcaaatttatgtaaatatctcaatgattatatatataaccatATAAGcacatacatatttattcatatatatgtggTTATCTTTTATTCTCATtactattaaaaaaatatatacccCATGTTTGTTATACTCCTAAAACGACTTTACTCCCTtctcaatatatataatttttaatggTGCTCACAATGATGTTTAATTGAAtattatcactattattacgcttattttgttattatattaattttgttattatattaattttgttattatattaatttttttgttatgcatattttttgttatgtttattttttgctatgtttattttttgctatgtttattttttgctatgtttatttttttgttcagAAAAAATACAGCTAGAAATTATGAACGAGtcagaaaaaaaagtaaaataaaatatatgcacatgAACATGTCAGGATATCTAAAAggaaataaacaaaatattgtGTAAATATccattaattatttaatttttagtGTCAAACATTGTACAATATTTCTAACCGTTTCCTTAGCTACGCTTTTATAAACATTTCTTTCTATCAAGATGgtaaatacaatttttataccATTTAAATAGCGTTTTATCGATTGTgtgtaatattatttaatgcCAAAACTAACATATCAAAAAATAGCTACATGTACCATGAATATATTCTATCcattcaaatatatttttatttatccatatgaaatataaccatatataatacatactATCACATATGTGTATGCACACATTTCCATCTTATAATATCACATACATGCGACAtgtttttgataaaaaaaaaatataaataaaacaaaaaaataaagtaaatTAATAAACATCCAAAAACATAAGaagaaaataacaaatacAACGACTTACAAAACTAACAGGACAATATTgcaatatctatatatatacatattgtGAGAATATCTACACTTTTAATAAACTAAACACAGCTGTATAAATGTATGAACATgttaattttacaaaaatataatatgtacaAAATCGCTAGCTATgtacatattaaaaaaaaaaaaaaaattacatttcCAATTCGAAATCACCCCTTTCTGggaataaaacattttttgaggaattttttaaaaaattttgattgGGTAAAAAACCgtcttttattaattcatcaggtaataatgaatttctcaaaatattattaaaatgagATGGATTTGatttaaatgttttataaaCAGGAAATAAGCTTAGCCCAAAgctttcattattatcatttaaataattatgatatatattttttattttatcgtcatgaaatttatcattttttttagattttactgaaattaaattatttaatttatttaaattataattcgaattttttatatcatctaATATCGTCTTTTCTTTACTTATTTCATAATTAAGTTTTGATATTAATTCCTTAACTTTTTCTGAATAAGATTCTACAAGAATATTTTGTAATgttgttttaaaatttacTTTTGataatttcatattaattgTAGGCGCTTGAGTTAAACGCGCATATTCATTTTCCCCTTCATTTGATTCAATTCTTTCTGTTAGCGATTTCATCAAGTTtcctaattttttatttttttttatttttttacatttacataaaaatacatatatcaataatatgtatataggaaataacataattttccctatcttcatttttaacaatagtaaattaataaaaaaaaaatgaaaaaaaaaaagaaaaaaaaaaaatgaaaaaagagaataaataattaaacaaGTTAAACAAATAAGAatgaattataaataatatcgaataatatgaaacatatatataaccaTAAAAATTTACCCTACaactaaatatatttttttgtttattattcttaacaaattttattcTCAATAAATATTGAATCTATATCAAATATACCACCATGtctatacatattaatataataaatttaatatgcactattttaaaactatttattatttaatataaattgtCTAATATAGCATGAACAGGAAATATAAGTAGAATATAGACCTCCTTTCATTGCAATTTTATATGTAACtacacattaaaaaaaataaataaatataataatactattattatcGATGTtccaaattaatatatgtgtgtaaTTCTTTCAccttatttaaattatatttattttgtctcAATATATTCAATTAACATATACCTTTGAAAtaaatttcatatttttcattgtTTTTTGGATTTACTCATTATgctataaaataatatttttgtttatgtCTTCTTCTCTTATATCTTGAATAATTTCATTACTATTCccttcataaaaatatatgaaaaattttttacttttttttttatcatcctCATCAATTATTCTattgaatttttttgaatatttcatatttattttttctaggAATTTACATTCTTCACTTGTTAGTGTTTCAATTGGtatatcttttatttcttttgaCATATTTTTccacttatatattttatttttttttttttcaccttTTTTCAAACATtcttcaatatatttttcaatattttcaatattttcaacattttcaacattttcaaaattttcggtatttttttcatcattttgatTGTACATGCAATTTTGAACAGATTCGTTGTCAGAGTCATTTCCATGTGAATATTTAATTCTATTCCTGTCtttattcaatttttttttattgttttttttgagtTGGCTATTTTCACTCTCTTTATCCGAATCTTTACTATGATTGCTACTATTTTCTGAAAACTCATCACTTTTTATATCACTACTCCAATCAGAAAAATATTCACTATTATCTGACTCTTCACATTTGCTATTATATGTACAATACCATATATCACTATTTTCACACCTTTTCATGGCTCCCTTTACATTTTCCTCACCACCTCCAAATGGTTTATCTTCAccattttcacaattttcacCACCGTCACCATGTGGtatttttacataaattttgttatttttttccgaatcgtcataaataaaaattttttttttttttaataaaaagcTAGCTAATTTATCATTGCAAATAATTTTCCATGGATAGCTGCTACATGTTTCCTGATTTGTGggtttaattattttatttattttatatgatttatCATTTAATAACTCACATAAATATTCGAATATTGTTTCATTAATATTGGATGGTATGTTATAACATTTAATTACACAGCCCTCTAAATCACTTTTCTTATTCGCCAATCTTTTAGATTCTTCATTTATTAACAGAGGAAGGGATATCATATTGCCTACATTGGAAAAGTGCGAGcaaacaaaagaaaaaaaataagaaaaaaaaagaaaaaaaataagatgaaaaaatgacgaaaaaataagaaaaaaaaagatgaaaaatgacgaaaaatgacgaaaaaaTTGGCGAAAAAACAAATAGAACATGCCTTAATGTAAAATAATTAGCGAAATTTAAACCCTCGCTATTTTTTAGCATATCTTTTTTTAGTGCTTATATTTCATCtacaaaaaatttaatactATGACGTCATAAGCCATTAAAGGgactttttattttagcattattcttaaaaaaaaaaaaaaaaaaaaaaaaaaaaaaaactgcCAACAAATTTAACTCGCTATAAATACCATTCCAttttcttttcatttttaaaaccATTTCCATAcacataaaattatttttccttttttaaaattattatgattgTTGATTAAAgatgttttaaaaattatagcaatttctatataattaaaatagagaaacaaaataaataacaaaaaaaataacaaaaaaaataacaaaaaaaatacaaaatgaaACTCTAAAATTATATCTTGACGTTTCATATGCAATAGACTAAAATATGTCAAATTCGTTTATGGAATtctaattttagaaaaataaaaaaaaaaaataaaaaaataataatatatagccTACTAATTAATATTCTTTAATTTTCAAATATCAACATAATAATTAAactacattttttaatacatataaatatattataataatttttatgttccCAAAaatttatactttttttatagCCCATGTattgttatataaaaatgggtCAAATATCTGTCTTGAACTGTCTCTtcgtaattttttatttattgatggtaatatatatttaatttttcttttttctctcaactcatatttattattatttaaattatttgtatattgttcattttcaaaattttttttttttactgatatattttcatcattatattCTGATAAATATGTTTTGTCTCTATcttctatatataatattgttttgtttttttcataatatttttgtttattatacactttttttctaattttatttttttctcctttttttaaatattttttttttgattttttattaattttgtttttttcattctCTTTTATTTCAGATTTTCCtaaatcatatattttattatttattatattgtccACTAGGTTTTTCGATACATTATCATTAATTTTGTCTTCTACTTCTAACAAATTTTCCTTGCTCATTTTTTCAAAACTCGTTTTTTCAGAACTCGTTTTTTCAGAACTCGTTTTTTCAGAACTCGTTTTTTCAGAACTCGTTTTTTCAGAACTCGTTTTTTCCTTGCTCATCTTTTCAGAACTCATATTTGAACCCTTTACATCACTAGAGTCActattaaacatattttccGAAATTtgattttcattttgtttattcTTGGTTTGAATTTCACTTTCATTACATTTCATTTCTTTATCTCTTTTTTCCAACCTTTTTCCTATAtgtcttaattttttatttttaatttttcttcgTTTTCTTTTACCCATATAATTTGAATAACTTAAAAAAGATCCCATACTATGATAAGGCACTTGAAACGGATTAACATCTACATCTATATAATTCGAGGGTAATGTATTTCTAAtcacatttttataactaacaattttatacaaatttttttGGGAATCCACTCCATTTTTGCTTTTTCCACATTTGCTACATTTGCTACATTTTCCGCATTTTCCGAATTTTCCGATTTTTCCGAATTTTTCGCATTTTCCACATTTTTCGGGAGGAGCACTTGCACACCTTTCGTGACTGTTGGTTAAAATTTGAGACATCgagttatttttttgtaaaggGCAATGACAGCTTACTAAATTCGAGTCATTTATTGTGTATCCactttttttcataattacatttttatttaaaacagttttgttatttatatttgagtaataatattcaggtatatatataatattactatttGACAAATTATGaggtttatattttttaaaaatatctgaaatatttgatatattatcattttcaacCATTATTGTCTCACTACTTTCATTTGCTCCAAGATAGATATCACTATTTAATAATAAGACACTTTTTTGCATTTCAGTTTTATTTGCATTGTGTAAATTAATATAAGAAAGATCTTTGGAACTATAAATTTGTCCACATTCATTACaagatattgtattattatctaAATTAGATTgattgttatatatacaatttaaatgggcttcttttttatttgcattttgtttattcatttttatagactttattttttcacaCTCTTTTAaaattcttaaaaaaaatgaataacaTTCATTACATTTttctttgttttttaatttacatcttaatatatttttatatacattattattgCAACCGTTCCCTAAATTGGCTTTTTTACTATTACATATGTGCATATCTGTTTCGCCCTCTTCATAATATCCACAAAAATGATCTGCACAAAAATGATCTGCACAAAAATAATCTCCACAAAAATTAGCATCACCCTCTTTAACTTCTTTGCCCTCTTCACCCTCTTTAACTTCGTCAACTGGGCAACTGCTGCTCTCGACCTGCTCAAGACTTTTGTTTTGGTCGGGGAGATTTAGAGCCCTTACCTGCTCATTGTATATATTGgtcattttgtttttgttttttttttgaatttttttatcaaaaaagagataaaaattttgatagtcattatttttttctgaattgtttcctaattttatattttcaaatataatattttcataatgttttttttttttatttaacatttttgataatattttattttcattaaccaaattaattattcttattttatttgagTCTATTGAATTATCtgaaaaatttaaatcaGAAAAATATTCTGgacaaatattattttttttttgtttttttttatatgttgtttttatatttcctaAATTTGATTCCTCTTTTTCTTCTACTTCCTtttctaaattatataaattgttataactatttattaaatttgaaacttgatcatttttattgttttttaacaatttaaCATTTTGTATAGTctctttaattttattatttttataattcatgtcgattatattttttatttcatcagCATAGTGAATTGGCTGTCTTTTCGCACTTTCATCTTCATCTtcaccattattattatttttttcatcttcaccattattattatttttttcatcttcattattattttttttttttttttcatcattattattatttttttttttttttttttttccattttcaaACCCTTCACTATGATATCCAGGATTCAAATTATCATCTACATTTAgcatatcatttttttttttttcacaaaatGGAAATTCTGTTTGactatttatacatatttttttcggaTTTGTTATTTCATCTTTAAAACAactcatattatttttacacaaaatattatttaatttgtcaGTGTTATAAAAATTCACTTCGTTTTCTGAACAATTTGTATCGTCTACATTTTTGTTATTCACTTCGTTTTCTGAACAATTTGTATCGTCTACATTTTTGTTATTCACTTCTTTTTCTGCATAGTTAATTTCAAAATCgcttatcatattatttttatttgacaAACACAATTCTATAGGACTTTCTGTATAAtctattttatcttttaatatcaaaacaaaatcatataaattattataagcttctttcatttcttttattaaattttcgTAGAACGATACAATCAAAACTACATCATTTTCTACTCCTACTTCTTCCCATAATGctgacatttttttttttttttctcttttaaaattatatttaattgtgATAAAAgttgttaataatttattaacttttttttattcttgaCAAAGCTCATAAACAATGAATAGGCAAACAACGAAGCAAGAAGTAGTAGTAATCAAATTTAGTAAAAATTCAGCAAAAATGTAGTAAAAAATTAGCAAAAACTTAGCAAAGACGCAGCGATACCGAGAAAATGCTGAACGGTAGGAACAAACGCTCGGTATCTTCTTTAAAAATTAGTCTgttcttattttatttctcttttttttttaaaaaaaaaacaaaataaaatgtataactctaatatttttatcctaataatatataatttgtcgcaaaatattatcaaataacAAACAAATTAACAAATACACACTTACGTAATTTCTCAAATTTAATAGAAATTAAATTAACTCTCACAATAttatcctttttttttttttttttaatcatattatctttaaaattatgtgtttaaatataataatgttgacaaaaaaaataacaaaaataacaaaaataacaaaataacaaaaataaaaaaaataaaaaaaataaaaaaaataacaaaaaaaaataaatacatgtACTATAAATAGCAAACTGGCTCCTAGTGTATATACAAAACATTTCCATCATTAATAAtctatataaattaaaaaccATAGGCAAAATAAGCATGCAAATGGAagtaaaaaaagtgaaaaaaccGAAAAGAGTGAAAATGGTGAAGAATGGCACAAGAAATAATGCCTACAAAGCTGATAGTATCACTTCCTTTACCAATTTTATGTCAAATTTAATTAGACAAATTAAAAGATTTGATTTTGCCAAAAAGAGGGGGtcttgtaatttttttaaatgcaaCTATCTCATCTCCAATTAAGAAATCTTCGGAAAAAGTgttaaaaattattgaaTTTGTATTACATGTTTTAGTTAGCTCATTTACattttgcttatttttttgCATTGATAAAATAGTCagatttttttgaataactTGTTTATTTCTAATAACATTATATGTGTGTGAAGAGTTACATACCCCATCTTTAATATCTACAGATAATACAACTCTTTtaccttttttattattttttatagaataatatcctgttttattaattgtcATTTTTGAAACGGGTTCATATAGATGTAAcgaatcaaaataaaaattacaaatttgttcaatatcattatataattcatatattatattatgtgATCTTATTACTACACCATTTaaattatctatatttttttgtaaatttttatttatatcaatattaaataaaaatataaaacacgGATTTGCATATTCACAGAATTTTAAATCATTCATATTAACAGATCCTATTCCTTTTGTAATAAATTTGAAAGGTTtccaatttttaaaaatattttgatctGTTatgttttcattatttaatatatttttattaatataatttcgatcaataaaattatatatattacaatatttttcatttttttcttttttattatattcattaattcCTTCTATGATTGCATTTAAACTTCCTTCATCACatgtttttataataataggAATTTGTGGAAGTATTAAgttatttgatttatttttttcattttcttcaaaataagtttcatttaataaattatattgtgccatttttaatttatatttagcAACTCTTTGTGCTATTTTCAAGTTTTTCATTTCTAGAATCATATCtccatattttaaattatcattattatcattaccAAATGAAATAGAACAAACAATTTGAGCAACCTCCGAAGGATATGCTTCCTTAACTTCTTTATCATAactattataaattttttttatttttgtatatacattACCAACTAATATATAAGCCCCAACTCGTAATATACCAGATTTACATATAActgttaatatttttccttttgtttcatttatttttttttctaaaagaTATGCAGAACATAAATTACCATAATCacatattaaatttaatttatcactaatattgaatattgtattttttaacaaatcaatgtttatattttttttagcagATATAGGAATTATAGGTATTTGcccattttctttttctgttataatgttatattgaattaaaGATTTTGAaacattttcaatttttaacattttatcattttcactattacatttatctattttattaACTGCTATAATTAAAgggatattatatttttttgataattctAAACATTCAATAGTTTCATTCATAATTCCATCATCTGCAGATATTACCAAAATGATTAAATCAGTACATTGTACACATCTTTTtctaattgttttaaatacaTTATGACCAGGTGTATCtaaaaatgtaatttttttattattttttttatcaataatTTCGAATGCTCCTAATTTTTGTGTAATACCACCAACTTCATTTTTTGCAATATTTGAATTTCTTAAACAATCTAATAATGTTGTTTTTCCATGATCTACATGCCCTAATATAGTAACTATTggatttcttttttttaaatgaataGAACTGAATTTTAGTTTATTCAATACATTAAGTTCTTCACATATTAATTCTGCTACttctttttctaattttgtatatttattaatataatcattatctaatatatatttacatacatttattattttatcttcttctatatttatatgttcaCTAAGACTATATATTGTTATGTTATTACTATCAAGATATTTATATTGGTTTTGTTTGGCCTCATTTATCccctttttataataataataattattattattatcactatCCTTAGCTTTTATTTCGCCATTCTTAACTTTTATTTCGCCATTCTTATCTTTTATTTCGCCATCCTTGTCTTTTATTTCGCCATCCTTGTCTTTCGTTTCACTATCCTTACCTTTATTTGTTtccttttcattttgtttattatgatatattgttttttcaaACTTGTCAATTGCCAAAtcagaaaaattattttttatttttttattttttttattttcttttaatttttctaatataGATAACAACGAATCTGAACCACCAACACTACACTCCGAAGAAGcattcaaattattatataataatattttattcaaattttcAGAATTgtgtaaatttttattttttttttctgcaTACGGTTTCTCAAcctcattattatttttatcgttTAAATTGtaacaattattttttttattatcaacatgctcattattttttttattatcagcatgctcattattttttttattatcaacatgctcattatttattttatcataacTATTGTCTATAGTGTATTCCAAATTAACCATATCAGATTTATTGAAAGTTGCTgtagatatattatatgataaGTCTTTTAcatcatttaaattttcatttctAACAATATCTTTATCTGTTCTGTTTATATTATCTTCTTCAGTTTTATAATAACATTCATTATTCATTATTGAGTAAATTGTATGATCTTGTTCCGCGTCAcaattttgttcataatttttttcataattttgttcataatttttttcgcCAATTTTTTCACCATTCTTTTCGCCaattttttcactttt
This genomic window from Plasmodium yoelii strain 17X genome assembly, chromosome: 7 contains:
- a CDS encoding ribosomal protein L21, apicoplast, putative; this translates as MFFLQRNIYFYIFWLSVLILCDVMNVGIQGKQINLSKVNNRNAYNLNFIKNLNKYQRNRLNRLNKLNVLISSPAQIKLSELEDNRDRSGKFCVVELCSRLKWVEEGRYYDVFRIKQEENKNINLNRVAFYSNEEGKLSFGTPFLDNVRVNATVIKHFRGNKIYRLKFKAKKNYRRFYGHRQEMSRIYINKIESNNELINEEKRKYNFFKDDPIFYILNRIHNIVRPSLELKYLKRNFIDYLNNFCSWKFETFYKHRGNYKHEKMLRNILKTKKLSKRPEVIEQVKKIEQEKKEKRLNKYDPLEDFDPVANQHMIKEHFYS
- a CDS encoding translation initiation factor IF-2, putative, whose product is MNKGHIKKIEDPNLWIYEHIIKKGKKITNDNEFNKEVLKKAREKLKLILKDSKKYDNKLKELDNRKQITFNYVRANKKINPNSFIFNPYKEKYKNLDIKNLLKYNNNWNNVNNGNNVELFYSKDMSNLRGNSENNKKEYIINIMKQIKDDKIKKISFFFNNPANYYDTHLKEKYMNEVLKKSEKIGEKNGEKIGEKNYEQNYEKNYEQNCDAEQDHTIYSIMNNECYYKTEEDNINRTDKDIVRNENLNDVKDLSYNISTATFNKSDMVNLEYTIDNSYDKINNEHVDNKKNNEHADNKKNNEHVDNKKNNCYNLNDKNNNEVEKPYAEKKNKNLHNSENLNKILLYNNLNASSECSVGGSDSLLSILEKLKENKKNKKIKNNFSDLAIDKFEKTIYHNKQNEKETNKGKDSETKDKDGEIKDKDGEIKDKNGEIKVKNGEIKAKDSDNNNNYYYYKKGINEAKQNQYKYLDSNNITIYSLSEHINIEEDKIINVCKYILDNDYINKYTKLEKEVAELICEELNVLNKLKFSSIHLKKRNPIVTILGHVDHGKTTLLDCLRNSNIAKNEVGGITQKLGAFEIIDKKNNKKITFLDTPGHNVFKTIRKRCVQCTDLIILVISADDGIMNETIECLELSKKYNIPLIIAVNKIDKCNSENDKMLKIENVSKSLIQYNIITEKENGQIPIIPISAKKNINIDLLKNTIFNISDKLNLICDYGNLCSAYLLEKKINETKGKILTVICKSGILRVGAYILVGNVYTKIKKIYNSYDKEVKEAYPSEVAQIVCSISFGNDNNDNLKYGDMILEMKNLKIAQRVAKYKLKMAQYNLLNETYFEENEKNKSNNLILPQIPIIIKTCDEGSLNAIIEGINEYNKKEKNEKYCNIYNFIDRNYINKNILNNENITDQNIFKNWKPFKFITKGIGSVNMNDLKFCEYANPCFIFLFNIDINKNLQKNIDNLNGVVIRSHNIIYELYNDIEQICNFYFDSLHLYEPVSKMTINKTGYYSIKNNKKGKRVVLSVDIKDGVCNSSHTYNVIRNKQVIQKNLTILSMQKNKQNVNELTKTCNTNSIIFNTFSEDFLIGDEIVAFKKITRPPLFGKIKSFNLSN